A window of the Synergistota bacterium genome harbors these coding sequences:
- a CDS encoding flagellar hook-basal body protein, which translates to MIRGIYTGCSGMLVQLTRTDVVANNLANANTVGFKREETIFRAHPQHSIVRVNDLTPSSLKDFLLPIKGAPFVGRLGTASVVDETYIESSLGPLIPTGNPLDLALRDEGTFFVLQDSKGNRYYTRAGSFTINSQGNVVSQSGHILLSEGGPINVPEGSRITFAEDGRFFINGEEGGTLLIVRFQKPTYLKRIGSNLYAETKDSGSPIPQENINLEVGALEGSNVSPVKEMVHLIEAHRAYEMNQRMVLTQDETLERAITNLTRVA; encoded by the coding sequence TTGATAAGGGGAATTTACACGGGCTGTAGCGGTATGCTTGTTCAGCTTACACGTACCGATGTGGTGGCTAACAACCTAGCTAATGCGAATACCGTTGGTTTTAAGCGTGAAGAAACTATTTTTAGGGCACATCCTCAGCATAGTATAGTTAGAGTGAATGATTTAACCCCTTCCTCGTTGAAAGACTTTCTCCTTCCAATCAAAGGTGCACCTTTCGTTGGAAGACTTGGGACAGCAAGCGTTGTTGATGAGACTTATATAGAGAGTAGCCTCGGTCCTTTAATACCCACAGGTAATCCTTTAGATTTAGCTTTACGTGATGAGGGGACTTTCTTTGTCCTTCAGGACTCTAAGGGAAATAGGTATTACACTCGCGCTGGTAGCTTTACCATAAACTCTCAAGGCAACGTGGTTTCTCAAAGCGGGCATATTCTTTTAAGCGAGGGTGGGCCAATAAATGTTCCTGAGGGAAGTAGAATTACCTTCGCTGAGGATGGTAGGTTCTTCATAAATGGGGAAGAGGGAGGAACTTTACTTATAGTTAGGTTTCAAAAGCCCACCTATCTTAAGAGGATTGGTAGTAACCTTTACGCTGAGACTAAGGATAGCGGAAGTCCCATCCCTCAAGAAAACATAAATCTTGAGGTTGGTGCCCTTGAGGGCAGCAATGTTTCTCCTGTGAAAGAGATGGTTCATCTTATAGAAGCACATAGAGCTTATGAGATGAATCAAAGGATGGTTTTAACTCAAGATGAAACTCTAGAGAGGGCCATAACTAATTTGACAAGGGTGGCTTAA
- a CDS encoding rod shape-determining protein, protein MLRRDIGIDLGTATVLVYVRGEGIVLNEPSVVAMDTSTRKILAVGEEAHRMLGRTPGNIVAVRPLKEGVIADYEVTEAMLRHFLKKALGKRRSLFRPRVMICIPSGATDVEKRAVLEAAVQVGASEAFLIEEPMAAAIGAGLDVAEPRGNMVVDIGGGTTDIAVISLGGIVISTSLRIAGSKMDEAIVKYVKSKYNLLIGEQTAEEVKKRIGSVMPKEIKRMEIRGRDLIQRLPRTIEITTQDVLEAIREEVEAIVKGVEGVLEKTPPELAADIIERGIILTGGGALLDGMDRLISQRTGVPAMVAEDPITCVARGTGKALEELDILRGGVIRGGKLH, encoded by the coding sequence ATGCTTCGAAGGGACATTGGGATTGATCTTGGTACTGCGACCGTTCTGGTTTATGTTAGGGGAGAAGGGATTGTTTTAAATGAGCCTTCCGTTGTTGCGATGGATACCAGTACTCGAAAGATATTAGCCGTTGGGGAAGAGGCTCATAGAATGCTTGGGAGGACCCCTGGAAACATAGTTGCTGTCAGGCCTTTGAAGGAAGGAGTTATAGCCGACTACGAAGTTACGGAAGCCATGCTTCGTCATTTTCTTAAAAAGGCTTTGGGGAAGAGACGTTCTTTATTTAGACCGAGAGTTATGATATGTATACCCTCTGGGGCAACTGATGTGGAAAAGAGAGCCGTGCTTGAGGCTGCGGTTCAGGTAGGTGCCTCGGAGGCCTTTCTGATAGAGGAACCGATGGCTGCGGCTATAGGTGCTGGGCTTGATGTAGCTGAGCCGAGAGGAAATATGGTGGTTGACATAGGTGGTGGAACGACTGATATAGCGGTTATATCCCTTGGTGGGATAGTGATAAGCACCTCTTTAAGGATAGCTGGAAGCAAGATGGATGAAGCTATAGTTAAGTATGTTAAAAGTAAGTATAACTTGCTTATAGGTGAGCAGACAGCCGAGGAGGTAAAGAAAAGGATAGGCTCGGTTATGCCTAAAGAGATAAAGAGGATGGAGATAAGGGGACGCGATCTTATTCAGAGGCTTCCAAGGACTATAGAGATAACTACGCAAGATGTCCTTGAGGCAATAAGGGAAGAGGTTGAAGCTATAGTTAAGGGTGTTGAGGGAGTTTTGGAGAAGACCCCACCTGAGCTTGCAGCAGACATAATCGAAAGGGGCATAATTCTCACAGGAGGAGGAGCTTTGCTCGATGGTATGGATAGGCTTATATCTCAGAGGACCGGTGTTCCTGCGATGGTTGCTGAAGATCCAATAACATGCGTTGCGAGGGGAACTGGCAAAGCTTTGGAGGAGCTTGATATTTTAAGAGGTGGGGTTATAAGAGGAGGGAAGCTTCATTGA
- a CDS encoding glucose 1-dehydrogenase: MGILDKFSLNGKSALVTGASRGIGRAIAEALAEAGAEVTITARNMVALQETLRKIAWLGGKGYAIDGDLLKEEDIKKIVNFALEKMGKIDILVNSAGAIHREKAETHPIEKWDEIVNLNLKSVFIITQLVARSMIERKIQGSIINIASLMSFAAGINICAYAASKGGVAQLTKELANEWGKYGIRVNAIAPGYIETDLTEALRKNPERNERILSRIALGRWGKPEDLKGIAVFLASEASSYATGGIFIIDGGWLWNV, encoded by the coding sequence ATGGGCATACTTGACAAGTTTTCCTTAAATGGTAAAAGTGCCTTAGTAACTGGAGCATCAAGAGGCATAGGAAGAGCCATAGCAGAAGCCTTAGCGGAAGCAGGTGCAGAAGTTACAATTACTGCAAGAAACATGGTAGCCCTGCAGGAAACGCTAAGAAAGATAGCCTGGTTAGGAGGAAAGGGATACGCCATAGACGGAGACCTCCTTAAGGAGGAGGATATAAAAAAGATAGTTAACTTTGCTCTAGAAAAGATGGGGAAAATAGATATACTTGTTAATTCTGCTGGAGCCATACACAGAGAAAAGGCTGAAACGCATCCCATAGAAAAGTGGGATGAGATAGTTAATCTAAACTTAAAAAGCGTCTTTATAATAACGCAACTTGTAGCACGAAGTATGATCGAAAGAAAAATCCAGGGTTCCATAATAAATATAGCCTCGCTAATGTCCTTTGCAGCAGGAATAAATATATGCGCCTATGCCGCAAGCAAGGGAGGAGTAGCTCAGCTAACCAAGGAGCTTGCAAATGAATGGGGAAAATATGGAATAAGGGTCAATGCCATCGCACCAGGATATATAGAAACAGATCTAACTGAAGCATTGAGAAAGAATCCTGAAAGAAACGAACGCATCCTATCAAGGATAGCCCTTGGTAGATGGGGTAAACCAGAGGACCTAAAGGGAATAGCGGTTTTCCTAGCTTCAGAGGCCTCTTCTTACGCAACAGGAGGAATATTCATAATAGATGGGGGTTGGCTCTGGAACGTATAA
- a CDS encoding cold shock domain-containing protein, with protein sequence MRTGTVKWFNAAKGYGFITDDEGGDVFVHYTGIKGTGFRTLEEGQRVQFEIKQAPKGPQAINVTKI encoded by the coding sequence ATGAGAACTGGAACAGTGAAGTGGTTTAATGCGGCTAAGGGTTACGGGTTCATCACCGACGATGAGGGTGGAGATGTGTTTGTTCATTATACTGGTATTAAGGGAACGGGCTTCAGAACGCTTGAGGAAGGACAAAGAGTACAGTTTGAAATTAAGCAAGCCCCTAAGGGCCCTCAGGCCATAAATGTAACGAAGATCTAA
- the proC gene encoding pyrroline-5-carboxylate reductase, protein MESLKVAIIGAGTIGSAIASSLAGKAGKVVATRRNPLRIEYLSEKGVELLRDNEEACKEADLVIFTLKPGIIISEMRRLSPYLENKIVISFAAAIGLNLLKKASPKSHIIRAMTNMAVLVNSGYTVYSPDGDFPHEEIPLVEELFSLFGKYVRVEEKYMDALTALSGSGPAYLYLIVEALVYGGLMVGLPRELSLDAVAYTMIGAARLLLESGRHPSELKEMVVTPGGVTIEGIYQLEDNRLRTALMKAIKSATEKSKEITRELLEKNSHID, encoded by the coding sequence TTGGAGAGTTTAAAGGTAGCTATTATAGGAGCTGGCACCATAGGTTCAGCGATTGCCTCATCCTTAGCTGGTAAGGCGGGGAAGGTTGTCGCCACAAGGAGGAACCCTCTCAGGATTGAGTACCTCAGTGAAAAGGGAGTGGAGCTCCTAAGGGATAATGAGGAGGCTTGTAAAGAGGCAGATTTAGTTATCTTCACTCTTAAGCCCGGTATAATAATCTCTGAGATGAGGAGGCTTTCACCTTATTTGGAGAACAAAATAGTCATATCTTTCGCTGCTGCTATAGGGCTAAATCTTCTTAAGAAAGCCTCTCCTAAATCTCATATAATTAGGGCTATGACTAATATGGCGGTTTTGGTGAATTCAGGGTATACGGTTTACTCTCCTGATGGGGATTTTCCTCATGAGGAGATACCTCTGGTTGAGGAGCTTTTCTCTCTTTTTGGTAAGTATGTCCGTGTTGAGGAAAAATATATGGATGCCTTAACCGCTTTGTCAGGTAGCGGGCCTGCCTATCTTTATCTTATAGTTGAGGCATTGGTTTATGGCGGACTTATGGTTGGTTTGCCAAGAGAGCTTTCTCTTGACGCCGTGGCCTACACCATGATAGGTGCTGCACGTCTGCTTTTGGAAAGCGGTAGGCATCCTTCTGAGCTTAAGGAGATGGTCGTTACGCCTGGGGGAGTTACCATAGAGGGTATATATCAGCTTGAAGATAACAGATTGAGGACTGCCCTTATGAAGGCGATAAAAAGTGCGACGGAGAAGTCTAAGGAGATAACGAGGGAGCTTCTTGAAAAAAACTCCCATATTGATTGA